The genomic DNA TCTTCCACCTCGTGCTGCACTGGCACCACTTCTACGACCTGTCGACCTCCGACGTCGCCCTCGTCTCCGACGGGTTCTTCCACGCGTTCGGCTGGTTCCTCACGATCCTGGGCGCCTTCCTCCTCGCCGACGTCGGCCGCCGCGGCCCCCTGCGCTGGACGCGGTGGACGGGCGCGGTGATCGCCGGGGTCGGGTTCTTCCAGCTCTTCGACGGCGTCGTCGACCACAAGCTCCTCGGCATCCACCAGATCCGCTACGGCGTCGACCTCGTGCTCTACGACACCGTCTGGATCGTGTCGGCCGTCGTGCTGCTCGCCGCCGGAGCCCTCACGGTGTGGCGGACCCGACCCGCCCCGAGGGGGTGACAGCCGTGCACGACGGGCACGACGACCCGCCCCGGCTTCCGGGCCTCGATGCGGATGCGACGGGCGGGGGCATCGACGTCCTCCCCTTCCTCGCCCTCGTCCTCCTCCTCGGCGCCGCCGTGCTGTATCTCGTCGCGCTGCGGCGGACCCGCGACCGCAGTCCCTGGCCGCGGCCACGGACGGCCGCCTGGATGAGCGGTCTGCTGTGCACCGCGGTCGGCACCGTCGGACCGTTCGCCGCCCTGGCCCACAGCAGCTTCCCGGTGCATATGGCCGGCCACGTCCTCGTGGGCATGCTGGCCCCGCTCCTCCTGGTGCTCGGGCGTCCGGTCTCCCTGGCCCTCCGCGCCCTTCCCGTCGCCGAGGCCCGTGCGCTCTCCCGGGTGCTGCGCAGCGCCCCGATCCGGGTGCTCACGCACCCCGTGGTCGCAGGCACCCTCAACATCGGCGGGTTGTGGCTCCTCTACGCCACGCCACTGTTCCCCCTCATGCACGCCTCACCGTGGCTGCATGCTGCGGTGCATCTGCACGTCCTGCTGACGGGGTATCTGTTCACCTCGAGCATCCTCGGCCTCGATCCCGATCCGCATCGAGCCTCCGTCACCGTACGGGCGTCCGTCCTCATCGTCTTCATCGCCGCGCACTCGATCCTCGCCAAGTGGCTGTGGGCACACCCTCCGGTGGGTGTCGACCCCGGGGACGCGCGGATCGGAGCGGAGCTGATGTTCTACGCGGGTGACGCCGTCGACGTACTGCTCATCGTGCTGCTGCTCCGGCAGTGGTACGTCGCGACACGACCGCGCGAGCCGGCTCAGCCGCAGAAGGAGGAGAGTCCGTCGTGGAGGCGCTCGATCGCCTCGACCGTCTCCGGGGCCTGAAGGTCGGTCATGCCGCCGAGCTGATCGGCGCCGGAGCGGATGAGGTCGCCGAGCTGCCCGTCCATTCCGTCCGCGACGCCGTCGAGGGTGGCGACGAGGTCGTCGCGCGCGGCATCGAGCTGCTCCGCGGACGCGTCGCCCTGGCTCAGCAGCTCCTGATACTGCGCGTACGCGTCATCGATGGTCGCGCACGTCTCCGCGACCGGAACTCCGAACGCGTCTCCCGCGGCCTGGGTGACCTGCGCACACCCGGCGAGGAGACCGACGGCGAGCAGCAGAGGGACGAGAGCGATGCGGCGCATGACCCGAGAGTAGCCGCGCCACCTGGGGCGCGGCTGACCCTCGGGCGGTGCGGCGGTCAGCCGCCGGACGGGTTCTCGAGGGGCTTGCCCTCGTCGTCCGTCGTCTCGCGCTCGAGCACGTCGTCGGTGCTCTCACCGCTGTCGTCGGGAGCGCCGCCGGAGGCCGTGTCGGCTTCCTCGTCGGCGCCGGGGGTGCCCTGCGTGTTCTGGGGGTCGCTCATGCTCTCCTCCTCTGTTCGGT from Microbacterium paraoxydans includes the following:
- a CDS encoding DUF2243 domain-containing protein; translated protein: MTSAAPSRLDRRLLLSGFVFGCGIAASMIDLFVFHLVLHWHHFYDLSTSDVALVSDGFFHAFGWFLTILGAFLLADVGRRGPLRWTRWTGAVIAGVGFFQLFDGVVDHKLLGIHQIRYGVDLVLYDTVWIVSAVVLLAAGALTVWRTRPAPRG
- a CDS encoding cytochrome c oxidase assembly protein; the encoded protein is MADPTRPEGVTAVHDGHDDPPRLPGLDADATGGGIDVLPFLALVLLLGAAVLYLVALRRTRDRSPWPRPRTAAWMSGLLCTAVGTVGPFAALAHSSFPVHMAGHVLVGMLAPLLLVLGRPVSLALRALPVAEARALSRVLRSAPIRVLTHPVVAGTLNIGGLWLLYATPLFPLMHASPWLHAAVHLHVLLTGYLFTSSILGLDPDPHRASVTVRASVLIVFIAAHSILAKWLWAHPPVGVDPGDARIGAELMFYAGDAVDVLLIVLLLRQWYVATRPREPAQPQKEESPSWRRSIASTVSGA